From the Maioricimonas rarisocia genome, one window contains:
- a CDS encoding 3-hydroxyacyl-CoA dehydrogenase NAD-binding domain-containing protein gives MSQYEHLRIKRDERGVATVAIDVRGRSMNVFNSAVMGELDRVAAQLEQDETAKLVIFRSGKESGFMAGADLVPLREMTRSGQIDGVLREGQDLFNRIAALPMPTVAAIHGPCLGGGLEFALACDHRVARRDSSTRIGLPETQLGLIPGWGGTQRLPRCIGVSAAIRMILTGERVSAARAKQLGLVDVVCERDHFDEGLLQLVDELLAGKRPTGVTPGWRTRLLDETLPGRKLVLWSARRQIARKGQHYPALPAALNAVAAGLSHGMTAGLAAEREEFSRIVFEPACRNLLNLFFQQERAKKRDTWVGSDVTSGHKVRTIAVVGAGTMGAGIAQLAATRGYSVILGDIDEAALDRGMEHIGSLTRNAVRKGVFAEAEGDAAIHRIRRTTELESLADADLVVEAIVERLDIKRKLFADIDIVVPAHTVIASNTSALPINEMAAATIRADRVAGLHFFNPVHKMPLVEVVRSARTSDETIADLVEVVRALGKTPLVVGEGPGFLVNRILFPYFDEAVRMVCEGLPVEQIDREARRFGLPMGPLTLLDTVGIDIGADASRTLLSLSAEASPTPERLSDMVAAGHLGQKSGEGFYTYRKGRRAGPAVKADASGQAVPLPETRELGGESLTGVQQRLVFALINSAADCLHEGIVAEPWMVDLGMVLGTGFPPFRGGPMKLAESWGTDQVIGTLNVLSETCGPRFRPSTWFVGERSPGTTSTAKPPVQELPH, from the coding sequence ATGAGCCAGTACGAACACCTGCGGATAAAGCGGGACGAACGGGGCGTGGCCACGGTTGCGATCGATGTCCGCGGCCGATCGATGAACGTCTTCAACAGTGCGGTCATGGGTGAGCTGGATCGTGTGGCAGCTCAACTCGAGCAGGATGAGACGGCGAAGCTGGTGATCTTTCGAAGCGGCAAGGAGTCCGGCTTCATGGCGGGAGCCGATCTGGTCCCGCTGCGGGAGATGACCCGGTCCGGTCAGATCGATGGTGTTCTCCGTGAAGGACAGGATCTGTTCAACCGGATTGCTGCTCTTCCCATGCCGACGGTCGCAGCAATCCATGGTCCCTGTCTGGGAGGTGGCCTCGAGTTCGCACTGGCCTGCGACCACCGGGTCGCACGGCGCGACTCGTCGACGCGGATCGGGTTGCCCGAAACGCAGTTGGGACTGATTCCCGGCTGGGGCGGTACGCAACGGCTGCCTCGGTGCATTGGTGTTTCCGCAGCAATCCGGATGATTCTCACCGGCGAGCGCGTTTCGGCAGCGAGAGCGAAACAGCTTGGTCTGGTCGACGTGGTCTGCGAGCGGGATCATTTCGACGAGGGGCTGCTGCAACTGGTCGACGAACTGCTCGCCGGCAAACGACCCACTGGAGTCACACCCGGCTGGCGGACGCGACTGCTCGACGAAACACTGCCGGGGCGCAAGCTCGTGCTGTGGTCTGCACGGCGACAGATCGCCCGCAAGGGGCAGCACTACCCTGCCCTGCCGGCCGCACTGAACGCAGTGGCCGCGGGACTGTCGCACGGTATGACCGCTGGCCTTGCTGCAGAGCGCGAGGAGTTCTCACGCATTGTGTTCGAGCCGGCGTGTCGCAACCTGCTGAACCTGTTCTTCCAGCAGGAGCGTGCGAAGAAGCGGGACACGTGGGTTGGAAGCGATGTCACCTCGGGGCACAAGGTGCGCACGATCGCGGTTGTCGGCGCGGGCACGATGGGAGCAGGGATCGCTCAGCTGGCCGCCACACGAGGATACTCGGTAATCCTCGGGGACATCGATGAAGCCGCTCTGGATCGTGGCATGGAACACATCGGCTCGCTGACCCGCAACGCGGTTCGAAAGGGCGTGTTTGCCGAAGCAGAGGGCGATGCGGCCATTCATCGCATCAGGCGAACGACGGAGCTGGAGTCGCTGGCCGATGCCGATCTCGTGGTCGAGGCGATTGTGGAACGTCTGGACATCAAGCGAAAGCTGTTTGCCGACATCGACATTGTGGTGCCGGCCCATACGGTCATTGCCTCGAATACCTCGGCCCTGCCGATCAACGAGATGGCGGCAGCGACGATTCGAGCGGACCGGGTGGCCGGTCTGCACTTCTTCAACCCGGTTCACAAGATGCCGCTGGTGGAAGTGGTCCGTTCGGCCCGGACGTCGGACGAAACGATCGCCGATCTGGTCGAAGTTGTTCGGGCACTGGGCAAGACGCCGCTGGTCGTGGGAGAAGGGCCCGGTTTTCTCGTCAATCGGATTCTGTTCCCGTATTTCGACGAAGCGGTGCGAATGGTCTGCGAAGGACTTCCCGTCGAGCAGATCGATCGGGAGGCCCGTCGCTTCGGGCTCCCGATGGGGCCGCTGACATTACTGGATACGGTCGGCATCGACATCGGTGCGGATGCCTCGCGAACGCTCTTGTCCCTCAGTGCCGAAGCGAGTCCCACTCCAGAGCGTCTGTCGGACATGGTCGCCGCCGGTCACCTGGGGCAGAAGAGTGGTGAAGGATTCTACACGTATCGCAAGGGCCGCCGCGCGGGACCGGCCGTCAAGGCGGATGCCTCCGGCCAGGCGGTGCCGCTTCCGGAAACGCGTGAACTCGGGGGCGAGAGCCTCACGGGAGTGCAGCAGCGGCTCGTCTTCGCATTGATCAACTCGGCGGCGGACTGCCTGCACGAAGGAATCGTCGCCGAACCCTGGATGGTCGATCTGGGGATGGTTCTGGGGACCGGTTTCCCGCCGTTTCGCGGGGGCCCGATGAAGCTCGCCGAGTCGTGGGGGACCGATCAGGTGATCGGCACTCTCAATGTGTTGAGCGAGACTTGCGGACCACGGTTCCGACCGAGCACCTGGTTCGTCGGTGAGAGGTCGCCCGGAACGACCTCCACGGCGAAACCGCCGGTCCAGGAGCTGCCGCACTGA
- a CDS encoding thiolase family protein: protein MSTSRRDRLRPPLAVVSGVRTPFAKAYSGFAEVSAAELGRVALEEAIERAGLAPGDVDETVFGNVAGPADSANVSRVIALQAGIPHDRPAHTVNRNCASGMESVFSAWQIIREGRAATVAAGGTESMSQVPMLWSREAQLWLLELRKASLAKRLKLLAQLRPRLFRPVVGLELGLTDPVCGLNMGQTAEILAKEFGISRDDQDAFALRSHQRATAAWDRCFYGDEVTAVDAGGTEPVSKDIGPRPQQTLEALGRLRPIFDRNEGTITAGNSCPITDGAAALILMSADQARARGLEPLGYIRDYAIAGCDPKRMGLGPVFATHKLLQSTGLSITDFDLFEINEAFAAQVLACLKAFASETFAAQQLQASSAIGFIDPDRLNINGGAIALGHPVGVSGTRLILTLLRALAARGLQRGLATLCVGGGQGAAVWVERTLEDQT, encoded by the coding sequence ATGAGCACGTCTCGCCGCGACCGCCTGCGACCACCGCTGGCTGTCGTGTCTGGAGTTCGCACACCGTTTGCCAAAGCGTACAGTGGCTTCGCAGAGGTCTCTGCAGCGGAACTGGGGCGAGTCGCACTCGAAGAAGCGATCGAGCGGGCCGGACTCGCACCGGGCGACGTCGACGAAACCGTCTTCGGCAATGTCGCGGGACCGGCCGATTCGGCCAACGTCTCGCGGGTGATCGCGCTGCAGGCGGGAATCCCTCACGACCGGCCGGCGCACACCGTCAACCGGAACTGTGCCTCGGGAATGGAGTCGGTTTTCTCGGCCTGGCAGATCATTCGTGAGGGACGGGCGGCCACCGTGGCCGCCGGCGGCACCGAATCGATGTCGCAGGTTCCGATGCTGTGGAGCCGTGAGGCGCAGCTCTGGCTGCTGGAACTCCGCAAGGCATCGCTGGCGAAGCGACTGAAGCTGCTCGCGCAGCTGCGGCCCCGGCTCTTCCGTCCGGTCGTGGGGCTGGAACTGGGCCTGACCGATCCGGTCTGCGGGCTCAATATGGGGCAGACGGCCGAGATCCTCGCCAAAGAGTTCGGCATCTCGCGGGATGATCAGGATGCGTTCGCTCTGCGGAGCCATCAGCGGGCGACCGCCGCCTGGGACCGCTGCTTCTACGGGGACGAAGTGACTGCGGTCGATGCTGGGGGCACTGAACCTGTATCCAAAGACATTGGACCTCGTCCGCAACAGACTCTCGAGGCGCTCGGCAGGCTCAGACCGATCTTCGATCGGAACGAAGGGACGATCACCGCGGGGAACAGTTGTCCAATCACCGACGGAGCGGCGGCACTGATTCTGATGTCGGCCGACCAGGCACGGGCCCGTGGTCTCGAGCCGCTCGGCTACATCCGGGACTATGCGATCGCCGGCTGCGACCCGAAGCGGATGGGACTGGGGCCGGTGTTTGCCACCCACAAACTGCTGCAGTCGACCGGCCTGTCGATCACCGACTTCGATCTGTTCGAGATCAACGAGGCGTTCGCGGCGCAGGTTCTGGCGTGTCTGAAGGCGTTTGCCTCCGAAACATTCGCCGCGCAGCAACTGCAGGCGTCTTCGGCCATTGGATTCATCGATCCGGACCGGCTCAACATCAACGGCGGAGCCATTGCCCTGGGACATCCGGTGGGAGTGAGCGGGACGCGACTGATACTCACTCTGTTACGGGCACTCGCAGCGCGCGGCTTGCAGCGGGGACTGGCGACGCTTTGTGTGGGGGGCGGCCAGGGTGCCGCCGTCTGGGTGGAACGCACTCTGGAGGACCAGACATGA